In a genomic window of Zingiber officinale cultivar Zhangliang chromosome 9B, Zo_v1.1, whole genome shotgun sequence:
- the LOC122025044 gene encoding WUSCHEL-related homeobox 8-like has protein sequence MGSYSSSGGGERNGGAREGRGGESMGEGVLYLKVMTDEQMEILRRQIAAYATICEQLVEMHKAVTARRDSLAGMRLGAFYDGPLISSSGQTIAARQRWTPTALQLQILETMFHQGKGPPRSKQKIKQITKELSRHGQISESNVCNWFQNRKARLKRKQMAALASNTESEVEADEESPNENEPSHRESLPLGSDNSRYIRQLDDGVHPLASQLNQMQGAHHSNDGLKSSSSLEHLTYENVLSMPRIEHHMMSKFDIPSFSPYRFEENYSIIN, from the exons ATGGGTTCTTATTCTTCTTCCGGCGGCGGTGAGAGGAATGGTGGCGCAAGGGAGGGGAGAGGAGGGGAATCGATGGGAGAGGGCGTTCTCTACCTGAAGGTGATGACGGACGAGCAGATGGAGATCCTCCGTCGCCAGATCGCCGCCTATGCTACCATTTGCGAGCAGCTCGTCGAGATGCACAAGGCCGTCACCGCCCGGCGCGATTCACTTGCTG GAATGCGGCTGGGAGCCTTCTACGACGGTCCCCTGATATCATCCAGCGGCCAAACTATCGCTGCTAGACAGCGCTGGACTCCGACAGCTTTGCAGCTGCAGATTCTTGAGACTATGTTCCACCAAGGCAAGGGGCCGCCGAGAAGCAAACAGAAGATCAAACAAATAACAAAGGAGCTATCTCGACATGGACAGATCTCAGAATCAAATGTCTGCAACTGGTTCCAGAATAGAAAGGCGCGGTTAAAGCGAAAGCAGATGGCTGCTTTAGCAAGTAACACTGAATCTGAAGTTGAGGCAGACGAAGAATCCCCAAATGAAAACGAACCCAGTCACCGTGAAAGCCTTCCTCTCGGTAGCGATAATTCTCGATATATTAGGCAACTAGATGATGGAGTCCATCCACTGGCATCTCAGCTAAATCAAATGCAAGGTGCACACCATTCGAATGACGGTTTGAAGTCCTCCAGCAGCTTGGAACACTTGACCTATGAAAATGTTCTATCCATGCCAA GAATAGAACATCACATGATGAGTAAGTTCGATATACCGAGCTTTAGTCCTTACCGCTTCGAAGAAAACTACAGCATCATCAATTGA